One Cupriavidus taiwanensis LMG 19424 DNA segment encodes these proteins:
- a CDS encoding methyl-accepting chemotaxis protein yields the protein MLHNLSLKKKLLLPLVLSWVCLLGITLWNAWHIRTLRMEERRLDLAHVTDTAVSVVAEYEALAKAGKLPAEEARQQAIERVRAMRFGADGYFTLMRSDTVVLMHPFKPEMNGKAMEGMKDPNGVYLFRDIAAIGKGPGKGFVEYLWPKPGAEAPQPKLSYVANFRPWDWNFIAGLYLDDIEAAFRQELWKALGLLLAVGALMSLVMVRVSASLQRQLGGEPATTAQIAGRIAEGDLASQVAVRAGDEHSVLHAMHRMQSRLTGAIGSIRGSADSIAGAAKQIAAGNADLSRRSEEQAASLQETAASMEQLTSTVRQSAENARQASHLAEGASDIAVRGGAIVSQVVETMGEIKSASGKVVDIIGVIEGIAFQTNILALNAAVEAARAGDQGRGFAVVAGEVRTLAQRSATAAKEIKALIGNSAQRVEDGAVLVENAGKAMGEIVDAVKRVTDLMGEMRAATEEQTGGIEQVNQAVSQMDQMAQQNAALVEQAAAAAASLEDQAEALHRAVGQFRLAA from the coding sequence ATGCTGCACAACCTGAGCCTGAAGAAAAAACTGTTGCTGCCGCTGGTGCTGAGCTGGGTCTGCCTGCTCGGCATCACGCTGTGGAACGCGTGGCACATCCGCACGCTGCGCATGGAGGAGCGCAGGCTTGACCTGGCTCACGTGACCGACACCGCGGTGTCCGTGGTGGCCGAGTACGAGGCCTTGGCCAAGGCCGGCAAGCTGCCCGCCGAAGAGGCCAGGCAGCAGGCGATCGAGCGGGTGCGCGCGATGCGCTTTGGCGCCGACGGCTATTTCACGCTGATGCGCTCCGACACCGTGGTGTTGATGCACCCGTTCAAGCCGGAAATGAACGGCAAGGCGATGGAAGGCATGAAGGACCCCAACGGCGTCTACCTGTTCCGCGACATCGCCGCGATCGGCAAGGGCCCGGGCAAGGGCTTCGTCGAATACCTGTGGCCCAAGCCGGGCGCGGAGGCGCCGCAGCCGAAGCTGAGCTACGTGGCCAACTTCCGCCCGTGGGACTGGAACTTCATCGCCGGACTGTACCTGGACGACATCGAGGCGGCATTCCGCCAGGAGTTGTGGAAGGCGCTGGGCCTGCTGCTGGCAGTGGGTGCGCTGATGTCGCTGGTGATGGTGCGGGTGTCGGCCAGCCTGCAGCGCCAGCTGGGCGGCGAGCCGGCCACCACGGCACAGATCGCCGGGCGCATCGCCGAAGGCGACCTCGCCAGCCAGGTTGCGGTGCGCGCCGGCGACGAGCACAGCGTGCTCCACGCCATGCACCGGATGCAGTCGCGCCTGACCGGCGCGATCGGCAGCATCCGCGGCTCGGCCGATTCGATTGCCGGCGCGGCCAAGCAGATTGCCGCCGGCAACGCCGACCTGTCGCGCCGCAGCGAGGAGCAGGCCGCGTCGCTGCAGGAAACCGCGGCCAGCATGGAGCAGCTCACCAGCACCGTGCGCCAGAGCGCCGAGAACGCGCGCCAGGCCAGCCACCTGGCCGAGGGCGCCTCGGACATCGCCGTGCGCGGCGGCGCCATCGTCAGCCAGGTGGTCGAGACCATGGGCGAGATCAAGAGCGCCTCGGGCAAGGTGGTCGACATCATCGGCGTGATCGAGGGCATTGCCTTCCAGACCAATATCCTGGCCCTCAACGCGGCGGTCGAGGCGGCTCGCGCCGGCGACCAGGGCCGGGGCTTCGCGGTGGTGGCCGGCGAGGTGCGCACGCTAGCCCAGCGCAGCGCCACCGCGGCCAAGGAAATCAAGGCGCTGATCGGCAACTCGGCGCAGCGCGTGGAAGACGGCGCGGTGCTGGTCGAGAACGCCGGCAAGGCGATGGGCGAGATCGTCGACGCGGTCAAGCGGGTGACCGACCTGATGGGCGAAATGCGCGCCGCCACCGAGGAGCAGACCGGCGGCATCGAGCAGGTCAACCAGGCGGTGTCGCAGATGGACCAGATGGCCCAGCAGAACGCCGCGCTGGTGGAACAGGCCGCGGCCGCCGCCGCGTCGCTGGAAGACCAGGCCGAGGCGCTGCACCGCGCCGTGGGCCAGTTCCGCCTGGCGGCCTGA
- a CDS encoding VOC family protein, with product MIHHLDHLVLTTHDEEACVDFYVGLLGMRLETFGEGRKAFKFGEQKINLHVKGREFEPKAHLPVPGALDLCFIASMPLDDVIQRLHARGATIIEGPVARTGANYRIRSIYLRDPDLNLIEISERAEA from the coding sequence ATGATCCACCATCTGGACCATCTCGTCCTGACCACCCACGACGAAGAGGCGTGCGTCGACTTTTACGTTGGTCTGCTCGGCATGCGCCTGGAAACCTTTGGCGAAGGCCGTAAAGCGTTCAAGTTCGGCGAGCAGAAAATCAATCTGCATGTGAAAGGCAGGGAGTTCGAGCCAAAGGCTCACCTGCCGGTGCCGGGTGCCCTGGACCTGTGCTTTATCGCGTCGATGCCGCTGGATGATGTCATCCAGCGGTTGCATGCCCGCGGCGCAACCATCATCGAAGGACCGGTAGCCCGCACTGGCGCGAATTACCGCATTCGCTCCATCTATCTGCGCGACCCCGATCTGAATCTGATCGAAATTTCCGAACGGGCCGAGGCATGA
- a CDS encoding IlvD/Edd family dehydratase yields the protein MAEPLGLDNGLTNYGDRDFARYLRRSMAHSMGISGELLSRPVIGIAASPSDFNNCHRYMPQLVEAVSRGVLAAGGLPRMFPTVSLGEVFLNPTSMVYRNLMSMDVEEMVRAQPMDAVVMIGGCDKTVPAQLMGAASANRPAIQLVTGPMSTGRHKGERLGACTDCRRFWGKFRAGEIDQGEIQTVETRLATTAGTCAVMGTASTMACIAEALGMSLPGTAAIPAVDSQRLVAAEESGKAAVRLAHSPVLPSQVMTEPAVENAFRVLMALGGSTNAIIHLTAVAGRLGIRISPQRLNEISDETPVLVDLKPVGEGYMEDFHAAGGMGAVLRELRPLLNLDCLAIDGRTLRERLDEPAGWVDRKVIRSFDEPVSPVGGLIALHGSLAPDGAIFKRAAATPSLFEKEGRAVVFESLEDLAARVDAPELDVTADDILVLKNAGPLAAGMPEAGYLPIPSKLARAGIKDMVRISDARMSGTAYGTIVLHVSPEAAAGGPLEAVRNGDRIRLSVSRKTIDLLVEPEDIARRLAQRQPVPQKRGGYQELYQRTVLQAPDGCDLDFLARPRG from the coding sequence ATGGCTGAACCACTTGGTCTGGACAACGGCTTGACCAACTATGGCGACCGCGATTTCGCGCGCTATCTGCGCCGCTCGATGGCGCATTCGATGGGCATTTCGGGGGAGCTTCTGTCCCGGCCGGTGATTGGCATTGCCGCATCCCCGAGCGACTTCAATAACTGCCACCGCTATATGCCCCAGCTCGTCGAAGCAGTGTCCCGCGGGGTGCTCGCTGCGGGTGGTTTGCCGCGCATGTTCCCAACCGTGTCGCTGGGCGAGGTGTTCCTCAACCCCACCAGCATGGTCTACCGAAACCTGATGTCGATGGACGTCGAGGAAATGGTCCGTGCCCAGCCGATGGACGCCGTGGTGATGATCGGCGGCTGTGACAAGACCGTGCCGGCGCAACTGATGGGCGCCGCATCGGCAAATCGCCCGGCGATTCAACTGGTGACCGGTCCGATGTCCACGGGCCGTCACAAGGGCGAGCGTCTGGGCGCCTGTACGGATTGCCGCCGTTTCTGGGGCAAGTTCCGTGCGGGCGAGATCGATCAAGGCGAAATCCAGACGGTGGAAACGCGCCTGGCCACGACCGCCGGCACCTGCGCGGTAATGGGCACGGCCAGCACGATGGCGTGCATCGCCGAAGCGCTCGGCATGTCGCTGCCCGGCACCGCCGCCATTCCAGCCGTCGATTCGCAGCGTCTCGTTGCAGCCGAGGAGAGTGGCAAGGCGGCTGTACGTCTGGCCCATTCGCCTGTCCTGCCATCGCAAGTCATGACGGAACCAGCGGTCGAGAACGCTTTTCGCGTGCTCATGGCGCTGGGCGGCTCGACCAACGCCATCATCCATTTGACGGCCGTTGCCGGGCGCCTTGGCATTCGCATCAGTCCGCAGCGCCTTAACGAGATTTCCGACGAAACTCCGGTGCTGGTGGACCTGAAGCCGGTAGGCGAAGGCTACATGGAAGACTTCCACGCCGCCGGTGGCATGGGCGCCGTCCTTCGGGAACTGCGCCCGCTCCTCAATCTCGACTGCCTGGCCATCGATGGGCGCACCCTGCGGGAACGGCTGGACGAGCCGGCGGGGTGGGTCGACCGCAAAGTCATCCGTTCGTTTGACGAGCCGGTAAGCCCTGTGGGGGGATTGATTGCACTGCACGGCAGCCTGGCTCCGGACGGCGCCATCTTCAAGCGCGCAGCCGCCACGCCGTCCCTGTTCGAGAAGGAAGGCCGTGCCGTCGTCTTCGAAAGCCTGGAAGACCTGGCCGCGCGGGTTGACGCGCCGGAGCTGGACGTCACCGCGGACGACATCCTGGTGCTGAAGAATGCGGGGCCGCTTGCCGCCGGTATGCCGGAGGCGGGATACCTGCCGATTCCGTCGAAACTCGCCAGGGCGGGGATCAAGGATATGGTCCGGATCTCGGATGCGCGCATGAGCGGTACCGCTTACGGGACCATCGTGCTGCACGTATCGCCTGAAGCCGCAGCGGGCGGACCACTGGAAGCCGTACGCAACGGCGACCGGATTCGCCTGTCAGTGTCGAGGAAAACCATCGACCTGCTGGTCGAGCCCGAAGACATTGCACGTCGCCTTGCGCAACGCCAGCCGGTACCGCAGAAGCGTGGCGGTTACCAGGAGCTCTATCAGCGCACCGTGCTGCAGGCGCCCGATGGTTGCGACCTCGATTTTCTTGCCCGGCCCCGCGGCTGA
- a CDS encoding GlsB/YeaQ/YmgE family stress response membrane protein, whose product MMAFIGTVFVGLIVGLIARAVKPGDDKLGWIMTIILGILGSVVAGYVGRALGWYQPGEPAGWIASVVGAIVLLVIYGMVRRKG is encoded by the coding sequence ATGATGGCATTCATTGGCACCGTGTTCGTTGGCCTTATCGTCGGCCTGATCGCCAGGGCGGTAAAGCCCGGCGACGACAAGCTGGGCTGGATCATGACCATCATCCTGGGCATCCTGGGCTCGGTGGTGGCAGGCTATGTCGGCCGCGCGCTGGGCTGGTACCAGCCCGGTGAGCCCGCGGGCTGGATTGCCTCGGTGGTCGGCGCCATCGTGCTGCTGGTGATCTACGGCATGGTGCGCCGCAAGGGCTGA
- a CDS encoding NAD(P)H-dependent oxidoreductase, with protein MNFYPQLLARAEQGKPVRVGLIGAGKFGAMYLAQVPRTPGVHMVGIADLVPANAHASLERVGWEAGRARAASLDDALRTGATHVGEDWQSLVAHPAIDIIIECTGNPIAAVDHCLAAFGHGKHVINVTVEADAFCGALLAHRAREAGVVYSLAYGDQPGLACELVDWARTCGFPIIAAGRGHKWLPEFRESTPDTVWDHWGVTAEQARVGGMNPKMFNAFLDGSKPAIESAAIANATGLQVQAEGITFAPASVEKIPTVMRLQSDGGVLSAKGVVDVVSSLNPDGSPVGYDIRKGVWVCVEAPTDYIRRCFREYQVFTDPDGRCMVQYKKWHLIGLELGISVASVGLRREPTGAGRHFNADVVATAKRDLKAGEMLDGEGGYTVFGKLFPARESLRVGSLPLGLAHHLKLRRDVRKDQSLTWDDVVIDAELPAYRVRKEMEALFQK; from the coding sequence ATGAACTTCTATCCCCAGCTGCTCGCACGCGCCGAGCAGGGTAAGCCCGTGCGCGTCGGTCTCATCGGCGCTGGCAAATTTGGCGCGATGTACCTGGCGCAAGTGCCCCGTACACCAGGTGTGCATATGGTCGGCATCGCTGACCTGGTGCCGGCAAACGCGCACGCCAGCCTCGAACGCGTCGGCTGGGAAGCCGGCCGCGCCCGGGCGGCGTCGCTGGATGACGCGTTGCGCACCGGCGCGACCCACGTCGGTGAAGACTGGCAGTCGCTGGTTGCCCACCCTGCCATCGACATCATCATCGAATGCACCGGCAATCCGATTGCAGCGGTTGACCATTGCCTGGCGGCATTCGGGCACGGCAAGCATGTGATCAACGTGACCGTCGAAGCCGATGCGTTCTGCGGCGCGCTGCTGGCTCATCGCGCTCGGGAAGCAGGTGTGGTGTATTCGCTGGCCTACGGCGACCAGCCGGGCCTGGCATGCGAACTCGTCGACTGGGCACGAACCTGCGGCTTTCCCATCATTGCCGCCGGCCGCGGTCACAAGTGGCTGCCAGAGTTCCGCGAATCGACGCCGGATACCGTTTGGGACCATTGGGGCGTCACCGCCGAGCAGGCGCGCGTTGGCGGAATGAACCCAAAGATGTTCAACGCTTTCCTCGATGGGTCCAAGCCCGCGATCGAGAGCGCCGCCATCGCCAATGCCACCGGTCTCCAGGTCCAGGCCGAAGGTATTACCTTTGCGCCGGCGTCTGTGGAGAAGATCCCGACGGTCATGCGTCTTCAGTCGGACGGCGGCGTCCTGTCGGCCAAGGGCGTGGTCGATGTCGTGTCTTCGCTGAATCCGGACGGTTCCCCGGTTGGGTACGACATCCGCAAGGGGGTCTGGGTCTGCGTCGAAGCGCCGACGGATTACATCCGGCGCTGCTTCAGGGAGTACCAGGTGTTCACCGACCCCGATGGCCGCTGCATGGTGCAGTACAAGAAGTGGCACCTCATTGGCCTGGAACTTGGCATCTCCGTAGCGAGCGTGGGCTTGCGCCGCGAACCGACGGGTGCGGGCCGGCATTTCAACGCCGACGTCGTTGCGACCGCGAAGCGCGACCTGAAGGCGGGTGAGATGCTCGACGGCGAAGGCGGCTACACCGTGTTCGGCAAGCTGTTTCCGGCCCGGGAGTCGCTTCGCGTTGGCAGTCTGCCACTGGGCCTGGCTCATCACCTTAAGCTGCGCCGCGATGTTCGCAAGGACCAGTCCCTGACCTGGGACGACGTTGTGATTGACGCGGAGCTGCCCGCTTACCGTGTGCGCAAGGAAATGGAAGCACTGTTCCAGAAGTAA
- a CDS encoding LysR family transcriptional regulator, with amino-acid sequence MSQDLINPARVDFVTLRLFCAVAQTGSITKGAERCNLALSAASRRISDFEVASRAVLMERTAQGIRLTPAGHVALQHAMRLFQGFELFSNELSEYSSGSRGHVRLWANMSALVEFLPSALERFLHLYPETRVEVEEQLSGDIVRALVEGVADVGIFVEGAPTHGLDVRPFRTDRLVVLCSKAHPLAAVEDTDFRSCLSYDFVGLNRGSSLLNTIAGAAHDIGFPLRLRVQVRSFDAMTEMIASNLGIGVLPLGACYRKLEPMGLKAVRLVDAWAERQLLIATSATRPLSGSATLLVEHLGKPAD; translated from the coding sequence ATGTCCCAGGACCTTATCAATCCCGCGCGCGTCGATTTCGTCACGCTGAGGCTCTTCTGTGCTGTCGCCCAGACCGGCAGCATCACGAAGGGGGCGGAACGATGCAATCTGGCCCTGTCGGCCGCCAGCCGCCGCATCTCTGACTTCGAAGTCGCCTCCAGGGCAGTGCTGATGGAAAGGACAGCACAGGGTATCCGGCTGACTCCTGCCGGGCACGTGGCTCTGCAACATGCCATGCGGCTGTTCCAGGGCTTCGAGCTGTTCAGCAATGAACTCAGCGAGTATTCGAGCGGTTCGCGCGGACACGTACGACTGTGGGCGAACATGTCAGCGCTGGTGGAGTTCCTGCCGTCCGCGCTGGAGCGCTTCCTCCATCTTTACCCCGAGACCCGCGTTGAGGTAGAGGAGCAGCTAAGCGGTGATATCGTGCGCGCACTGGTGGAAGGGGTTGCGGACGTTGGCATATTTGTCGAAGGCGCCCCCACCCATGGGCTTGACGTGCGTCCGTTTCGGACCGACCGTCTGGTGGTCCTCTGCTCAAAGGCTCACCCCCTGGCGGCGGTCGAGGACACCGACTTCCGGAGCTGCCTCTCCTACGATTTCGTAGGCCTGAACCGCGGCAGCTCGTTGCTGAACACCATCGCCGGTGCTGCGCATGACATCGGCTTTCCCTTGCGACTGCGCGTCCAGGTCCGGAGCTTCGATGCCATGACGGAAATGATTGCCTCGAACCTGGGCATCGGCGTGCTGCCGCTAGGCGCGTGCTACCGCAAGCTTGAGCCGATGGGGCTGAAGGCGGTCCGGCTGGTGGACGCCTGGGCGGAAAGACAACTGCTCATTGCCACGAGTGCGACCCGGCCCTTGTCCGGCTCCGCCACGCTACTCGTCGAACACCTGGGCAAGCCGGCGGACTGA
- the chrA gene encoding chromate efflux transporter translates to MATSPSASDHTRGHDGPLAVFLIFLRLGLTSFGGPVAHLAYFREDLVRRRGWLSEAAYADVVALCQCLPGPASSQTGIALGLARAGYGGALAAWLGFTMPSALIMIVFALGVTHYGMAAAPGMLHGLKLVAVAVVAQAVWGMARSLCIGPVRIAIMLMAAGTVLAWPGPLAQVALMAAAAVAGMALLRPVPGGAHEPLRLPVSHRGGMLALALFAALLAGLPLLAKWAANPAVRVFDAFYRAGALVFGGGHVVLPLLDAAVVTPGWVGKEAFLAGYGAAQAMPGPLFSFAAFLGAAMQNPPTGIAGGLLCTLAIFLPGALLVLGALPFWESLRRNQRAQAALAGINAGVVGLLLAALWHPVWTSAVQGPLDIVLVALALVALMRWRLPPWLVVVASGAAGWAVAAMV, encoded by the coding sequence ATGGCCACCTCGCCCAGCGCTTCCGACCACACCCGCGGCCACGACGGGCCGCTTGCCGTCTTCCTGATCTTCCTTCGGCTGGGGCTGACCTCGTTCGGCGGCCCGGTGGCGCACCTGGCGTATTTCCGCGAGGACCTGGTGCGCCGGCGCGGCTGGCTCAGCGAGGCGGCCTATGCCGACGTGGTCGCGCTGTGCCAGTGCCTGCCCGGACCGGCCAGCAGCCAGACCGGCATCGCGCTGGGGCTGGCGCGTGCCGGCTACGGCGGCGCGCTGGCGGCGTGGCTGGGTTTTACGATGCCGTCGGCGCTAATCATGATCGTGTTCGCGCTGGGGGTGACGCACTACGGCATGGCAGCCGCGCCCGGCATGTTGCACGGGCTGAAGCTGGTGGCGGTGGCGGTGGTGGCGCAGGCGGTGTGGGGCATGGCGCGAAGCCTGTGCATCGGCCCGGTGCGCATCGCCATCATGCTGATGGCAGCGGGCACAGTGCTGGCGTGGCCGGGACCCTTGGCGCAGGTGGCCCTGATGGCCGCCGCGGCGGTCGCCGGCATGGCCCTGCTGCGGCCGGTGCCGGGCGGCGCGCATGAACCCCTGCGCCTGCCGGTAAGCCACCGCGGCGGCATGCTGGCGCTGGCCCTGTTTGCCGCGCTGCTGGCAGGCCTGCCGCTGCTGGCAAAGTGGGCCGCCAACCCGGCGGTGCGGGTGTTCGATGCCTTTTACCGTGCCGGCGCGCTGGTCTTCGGCGGCGGACACGTGGTGTTGCCGCTGCTGGATGCCGCCGTGGTGACGCCCGGCTGGGTGGGCAAGGAAGCCTTCCTGGCCGGCTACGGCGCGGCGCAGGCCATGCCCGGGCCGCTGTTTTCTTTCGCTGCGTTCCTGGGCGCGGCCATGCAGAACCCGCCCACCGGCATTGCCGGCGGACTGCTGTGCACGCTGGCCATCTTCCTGCCCGGCGCGCTGCTGGTGCTGGGCGCCTTACCGTTCTGGGAAAGCCTGCGCCGCAACCAGCGCGCCCAGGCCGCGCTGGCCGGCATCAACGCCGGTGTGGTCGGGCTGCTGCTGGCGGCGCTGTGGCATCCGGTGTGGACCAGCGCGGTTCAGGGGCCGCTGGACATCGTGCTGGTCGCCCTGGCGCTGGTGGCGCTGATGCGGTGGCGGCTGCCGCCGTGGCTGGTGGTGGTGGCCAGCGGCGCGGCCGGGTGGGCGGTGGCGGCGATGGTTTGA
- a CDS encoding NAD(P)-dependent oxidoreductase: MSAASTPRTIVGFVGLGQMGKPMALNLAHDDTDLLVTSKVRDAYPELHAAGARTIDGVAGLAGADIVFLSLPGTAAVLEVLFSDGGLASHLRPGSIVVDTSTIEHGATMDIHARLRAAGIEFLDAPVSGMQSRAEAGTLTVMCGGAARTFEAVKPWLERLGNNILYMGEAGSGQLAKLVNQLLFDIHCAALAEILPMSRRMGLDPEKVASVINSGTGRSYASEFFLPRILGRHFSDGYPLNAAYKDLVSAAELGARHCIPMPVLAAATATYQMSLLAGHGTSDKGAMTRFFEDMLAVQFSAAAPYTEKQHG, encoded by the coding sequence ATGAGCGCAGCAAGCACCCCACGCACCATCGTCGGCTTCGTCGGCCTCGGCCAGATGGGCAAGCCGATGGCGTTGAACCTCGCTCACGACGATACCGACCTGCTTGTGACCTCCAAGGTCCGGGACGCCTATCCTGAGCTCCACGCCGCCGGCGCCAGGACGATCGACGGCGTGGCCGGGCTGGCTGGCGCCGATATCGTGTTTCTGAGCCTGCCAGGCACTGCAGCCGTACTCGAAGTGCTGTTCAGCGATGGCGGCCTGGCGTCGCATCTTCGTCCCGGGTCCATCGTCGTCGATACCAGCACCATCGAGCATGGCGCCACGATGGACATCCATGCGCGCCTGCGCGCGGCTGGCATCGAATTCCTGGATGCGCCGGTCTCGGGCATGCAGTCGCGCGCAGAGGCTGGCACGCTGACCGTCATGTGCGGCGGCGCTGCCAGGACGTTCGAGGCCGTGAAGCCATGGCTTGAACGTCTTGGCAACAACATCCTCTACATGGGCGAGGCCGGAAGCGGGCAATTGGCCAAGCTGGTCAATCAGTTGCTCTTCGACATCCACTGTGCGGCCCTCGCGGAAATTCTTCCCATGTCGCGCCGCATGGGCCTGGACCCGGAGAAGGTTGCGTCGGTGATCAACAGCGGAACCGGACGCAGCTACGCGTCGGAGTTTTTTCTGCCACGCATCCTTGGGCGCCATTTCAGCGACGGCTATCCGCTCAATGCCGCGTACAAGGACCTGGTCAGTGCCGCGGAGCTTGGCGCGAGGCATTGCATTCCCATGCCGGTGCTTGCCGCCGCGACCGCAACCTATCAGATGAGCCTGCTGGCTGGCCACGGCACCAGCGACAAGGGCGCGATGACGCGATTCTTTGAAGACATGCTCGCCGTGCAGTTCAGCGCCGCGGCACCTTATACGGAGAAGCAACATGGCTGA